Proteins from one Nicotiana tabacum cultivar K326 chromosome 23, ASM71507v2, whole genome shotgun sequence genomic window:
- the LOC142177150 gene encoding uncharacterized protein LOC142177150: MQKCHQCQIHGDFIWVPPNKLNVMGSPWPFAAWGMDLIGPIEPVASNRHRFILVAIDYFTKWVEASLYKAVTKNMTTTRTSTGEMPYMLVYGTEAMIPAEVEIPSLRVIQEAKLDDAEWICVRQEQLMLIDEQRMDAVCHGQLYQNRMASAFSNKVKTQKFAPAQLVLRKIFRHQEEAKGKLAPNW, encoded by the exons ATgcagaagtgtcaccagtgccagatTCATGGGGATTTCATCTGGGTTCCACCTAacaagctgaatgtaatgggtTCTCcttggccgttcgccgcttggggcatggacctGATTGGACCTATAGAGCCTGTCGCATCAAACAGACATCGTTTCATCCTGGTAGCCATTGACTACTTtactaaatgggtcgaagcttcTTTGTACAAGGCTGTTACGAAGAACATG ACCACCACGAGAACATCCACTGGGGAAATGccatacatgttggtatatggtaccgaAGCTATGATACCCGCAGAGGTCGAGATACCATCATTGAGGGTCATTCAAGAAGCCaagttggatgatgcagaatggatatgtGTCAGGCAGGAGCAACTCATGCTCATTGACGAACAGAGAATGGATGCGGTGTGCCATGGCCAGCTGTATCAAAATAGGATGGCTAGTGCATTCAGCAACAAGGTGAAAACTCAGAAATTTGCACCAGCGCAGTTGGTTTTGAGGAAAATATTCCGTCATCAAGAAGAAGCCAAGGGTAAGTTAGCACCAAATTGGTGA